The DNA sequence GAGCGCTTCGGTAAAGGTCACCTGGGCGAGCGTACGCACATCGCCTCACGGTCGAACATCGGCAGCCTCGCCCATGTGTTCGACACCATGGCCGGCGACATCGAGAACCTGCTCAACCAGCAGCGGGATCTGCTCAACGCCGTGTCCCACGAACTGCGCACGCCGCTGACCCGGCTGGATTTCGGCCTGGCCCTGGCGCTGTCCGACGACCTGCCATCGGCCAGTCGTGAACGCTTGCAAGGGTTGGTGGCACACATTCGTGAGTTGGATGAGCTGGTGTTGGAGTTGCTGTCCTACAGCCGTTTGCAGAACCCCGAGCGTTTGCCCGAGCGGGTCGAAGTACCGCTGGATGAGTTCATCGACAGCATCCTGGGCAGTGTCGACGAGGATCTGGCGGCGCCGGACGTGGTGATCGATGTGCTGTTGCACGGGACGTTGGAGCGCTTCGTGCTGGACCCGCGCCTGACCGCCCGGGCCTTGCAGAACCTGCTACGCAATGCCATGCGTTATTGCGAGAGGCGGATCCAGGTGGGTGTGCGGGTCAGCGACCGAGGTTGCGAAATCTGGGTCGACGACGACGGTATCGGAATTCCCGATAGCGAACGCGAGCGTGTGTTCGAGCCGTTCTATCGCCTGGACCGCAGCCGCGACCGCGCCACGGGCGGCTTCGGCCTCGGCCTGGCCATCAGCCGCCGCGCCCTGGAAGCCCAGGGCGGCACCCTGACGGCCGAAGCCTCGCCCCTGGGCGGAGCGCGCTTCAGGCTATGGCTGCCCACACCGTCCTGAATCCTGTGGCGAGGGAGCTTGCTCCCGCTGGACCGCGAAGCGGTCCCAATGGCCCCTTACCCAAACAACCCCGCCGCAATATTGATCGAAAACCCAAGAATCGCCGTGTTGAACACAAATCCGATCAACGACTGCGCCAGCACGATCTTGCGCAGTTGCCGGGTGGCAACCCCCACGTCCGACGTCTGCACCGCGACCCCGATGGTGAACGAGAAATACAGGAAGTCCCAGTAGTTGGGCGTGGTCAGCCCTTCGGCAAACCGCAGGGCCGGCTCCTTGCCCTCCCAGGTGTAATACAACCGCGCATAGTGAACACTGAAAATCACCCCGATCAGCAACCACGAACCGATCACGGTCATGGCCGTGAAACCGTAGTGCAACAGCTTGCCGGCGGTTTGCAGGTCGCGGCTGCCGGCCAGTTCAAAGGTGATGGTCGCCAGGCTGGCCAACGCGGCGATGCAGACCACCAGCAGGACCAGCCCGGCATTTTCATCTTCGATTTCGGCGATGCGTTTGACGTCGGGCGCCTTGGCCCGCACGGTCAGCCAGGACATCAGTATCAGGTAGGTCCAGACCCCGGCGTTCCAGCCGATGAGGATTTTGCTGATGATGGAATCCATTGGCGCCAGAAGGCCCACCGCCAGGCCAAGGACCGTGGCGCTGGAAAGACGCGGGTGAGTGCGGGCGAGGAAGGGCATGGAGGCTCACTGTTCGAGAAAGGTGCGCTGAGTATGAGCCATCAGGCGATCATTGGAGGAGTCGGCCGGCTATCGCCGTCGATTGAATCAATTCCACCCCTGCGGTCTGCATCCTCCGGATCGCGCTGTCCATCGAGCCGTCGATATCAATGCCGCGGCAGGCGTCGAGCACCACAAAGGCGTTGAATCCCGCCGTCCGCGCGTCCAGCGCCGTGAACATCACGCAGAAGTCCAGGGCCAGGCCCACCACGTACACCGTGTCGATGCCGCGCTCTTTCAGGTAACCCGCCAATCCGGTCGGGGTCTGGCGGTCGGCTTCCATGAAGGCCGAATAACTGTCGATGTCCGGGTTGCAACCCTTGCGAATGATCAGTTGGGCGTGGGGCAATTCCAGCGCCGGGTGCAGTGCGGCGCCTTGACTGCCCTGTATGCAGTGGTCGGGCCAGAGTTTCTGCTCGCCGTACGGCAGCTGAATGATGTCGAAAGGTTGCTTGCCAGGATGGCTGGAGGCAAACGACGCATGTCCGGCCGGGTGCCAGTCCTGGGCGAGGATGACGTGCCTGAATGAGCGCCCCAACTGATTGATCAACGGCACAATCTCGTCGCCTTCCGGCACGGCCAATTGACCGCCAGGGATGAAGTCGTTTTGTACGTCTATCACCAGTAAGGCAGCGGTCGTGGTTCGGGTGACGGGAACTGTCATGAATAAATCCTCCTGGAAGTGGTTCTTCGATATTAGCCGAGCCGCTTGGGGCTCAGGTTTTTGTCGCCAACTTCCTCGCTGGCTGATACACCGCCTTCGCGAGCAAGCCCGCTCCCACAGGGGGCTGGTGGTGGGCAGGATTGCTGAGAACTCCCCGTAAAACTGTGGGAGCGGGCTTGCCCGCGAAGGCGGCGGCACATTCAATATCTTTGCAAGCTGACCCACCGCCTTCGCGAGCAAGCTCGCTCCCACAGGGGGCTGGTGGTGGGCAGGATTGCTGAGAACTCCCCGTAAAACTGTGGGAGCGGGCTTGCCCGCGAAGGCGGCGGCACATCCAATAACTTTGCAAGCTGAACCACCGCTTTCGCGAGCGAGCCCGCTCCCACAAGGGATTGGTGGTGGGCAGGATTCCAGAGAACACTCCGTAAAAACTGTGGGAGCGGGCTTGCCCGCGAAGGCGGCGGCACATCCAATAACTTTGCAAGCTGAACCACCGCTTTCGCGAGCGAGCCCGCTCCCACAAGGGATTGGTGGTGGGCAGGATTCCAGAGAACACTCCGTAAAAACTGTGGGAGCGGGCTTGCCCGCGAAGGCGGCGGCACATTCAATATCTTTGCAAGCTGACCCACCGCCTTCGCGAGCGAGCCGGCTCCCACAAGGGATTGGTGGTGGGCAGGATTCCAGAGAACACTCCGTAAAAACTGTGGGAGCGGGCTTGCCCGCGAAGGCGGCGGCACATTCAATATCTTTGCAAGCTGAACCACCGCTTTCGCGAGCGAGCCGGCTCCCACAAGGGATTGGTGGTGGGCAGGATTCCAGAGAACACTCCGTAAAAACTGTGGGAGCGGGCTTGCCCGCGAAGGCGGCGGCACATTCAATATCTTTGCAAGCTGAACCACCGCTTTCGCGAGCGAGCCGGCTCCCACAAGGGATTGGTGGTGGGCAGGATTCCAGAGAACACTCCGTAAAAACTGTGGGAGCGGGCTTGCCCGCGAAGGCGGCGGCACATTCAATATATTTGCAAGCTGAACCACCGCTTTCGCGAGCGAGCCCGCTTCCACAGCGGGATTGCGGCGGGGGTGTGGATCCAAGATTGTCTCGAAAGGGTAAGCAAAATGTCTTTCGTCGAAAACATTCCAGGTTTGATGGCTTTTTGATATTTGGATGATGCGTCGGCGATCCGATTGCGTACAATCGCCAGCCTCCAATCGGGCATGGAAGCAGTTCGGCTTTGCAGTCACGAGAAAAAAACCATGCTCATCGGTAGTTACTCCCCTGCCTTAGTTTCGATTTCCCTGTTTGTTGCCGTATTAGCCTCCTATACCGCGCTGGACCTGACGGGACGTATCGCCACCACCCAGGGGCGTGCGGCCCATCTGTGGATGGCGGGGGGCGCTTTGGCCATGGGCGTGGGCGTCTGGTCCATGCATTTCATCGGCATGCTCGCGTTCACTTTGCCGATTGAGCTTGGCTACGATGTAGCGATCACCGCGCTGTCACTGCTGATCGCCATTCTTTCCTGCGGTTTTGCCCTGTGGCTGGTCAGCCAGCCGAAGTTGCCGGTGTGGCAGCTGGCCTTCGGCGCGCTGATCATGGGCGCCGGCATCAGCGCCATGCATTACACCGGCATGGCCGCCCTGCAAATACAACCGGGCATCGATTACGCCCCGACGTTGTTCGGGGCTTCGCTGGTCATTGCCGTCGGGGCTTGCGCGGTAGCGCTGTGGATTGCCTTTCGCCTGCGCCAGAACTCTCCTCACGTGCGCCTGGCCCGTGCCGGGGCTGCGGTGGTGATGGGCGTCGCCATTGTGGGTATGCATTACACCGGCATGGCCAGCGCACAGTTCAGCGAGGGCAGTTTTTGCGGGTCCTTGGACGGCTTGAGCGGCAAGGGCCTGGACAATCTGGTGCTGATCACCACCCTGGCGGTGTTGGCCATTGCCTTGCTGACGTCGATTCTCGACGCGCGCCTGGAAGCCCGTACCGCGGAACTGGCCCAATCGCTGACCCTGGCCAACCGGGAACTGACCCAATTGGCCCTGCACGACCCCCTCACCGCACTGCCCAACCGGGTGCTGCTGGCTGATCGTATTGACCAGGCCATGCATCGGGTGCAGGAGCAGGGTGGTTGTTTCGCCTTGATGTTCATCGACCTGGATGGCTTCAAACCGGTCAACGATGCCTTTGGTCACCACATGGGTGATTTGCTGTTGCGGGACGTGGCCCTGCGCTTGCGCGAAGACTTGCGTAGCCAGGACACCTTGGCGCGGATCGGCGGTGATGAATTCGTGCTGCTGGTGCAACTGGCCGAGCCCGACGATGCCTTGCGCCTGGCGGCGCGCCAGGTCGGATTGATCGCGCGTACCTTCCGGGTGGCCGAACACGACTTGCAGATCTCCGCCAGCGTCGGCATTGCGCTTTATCCCGGTAACGGCCAAGGCGCTGAGGAACTGTTGATGAATGCCGACGCGGCGATGTACCACGCCAAAGGCGCCGGCAAAAACGGCTACAGTTTTTTCGATGCGTCGATGAACAGCAACGCCCGCAAGCAATTGCAGTTGCTGCAAGACCTGCGCATCGCCGTCGAACAGCGGCAATTCAGCCTGTACTACCAACCGAAGTTCGACGCCGCCAACGGCCGGCCGGTCGGCGCCGAGGCGTTGTTACGCTGGACCCACCCGACCCAGGGCCTGCTGATGCCCGACACCTTCATCGACCTGGCGGAAAAGACCGGGTTGATCATCCCCATCGGTGAATGGGTGCTGAACGAAGCCTGTCGCCAGATGCGCGAATGGTACGTGCTCGGTTACACCGACTGGCGCATCGCGGTGAACCTGTCGGCCTTACAGTTTTGCCACACGGGTTTGGTGCAGAGTGTGGCCAAGGCGCTGGAGACCCATAAACTGCCGGCCAACAGCCTGACCCTGGAAATCACTGAAACCACCGCCATGAGTGATGCGGATGCGAGCATGACCGTGCTGCAGCAGCTCTCGGACATGGGCGTGGACCTGTCCATCGATGACTTTGGCACCGGCTATTCGAGCCTGATGTACCTCAAGCGCCTGCCGGCCAACGAGCTGAAGATCGATCGTGGCTTCGTCCGCGACCTGGAGCATGACAGCGATGACGCGGCGATCGTCTCCGCCATCGTTGCCCTCGGCCAGGCCCTGGGCCTGCGGATCGTTGCCGAAGGGGTGGAAACCAATGTGCAGCAGAGCTTCCTGACGAAGTTGGGTTGCGATTCGTTGCAGGGCTACCTCCTGGGCCATCCGCTGCCGGCCGAACGTTTCATCCATGACATCCGTCAGGCGCAACGCGTGGCGACCGCCTGAGCGGCTTCAAGGCAGGATCTCGAATGCCGTGCTGCCCAGGCGCTCGCCATTGACCAACAGATGCACCGCATGCCGGCCTGCATAGTGCCGGCGGGTGGTCAGTTCGCGAATGTGTTGGGCGCGGCTGAGGGTGACGCAACCCTGGGCGGGCAGGTCGAAGGTCTTGAGCTTGAAGACTTTGGCCGACGTACCGCCCGAGGCTTTCACGTAATCGATGGCGTAATCGATCACCAGGCGCTGGTTCTGCCCAAGGGTTGACTGCACCTTGAAGGACAGCGTGATCGGGTCCCCCAGGCGAATGACCGCCGGCGTCACCTTCAGCTCCAGGACTTCGACCTCGGCCTTGCCACCCACCCCGATCACGGCCAGCGCCCGAGGGTTGCCTTGTTTGATCAGGCTGCGCAACGCATGCCGGGCGATCCATGCAGTGTGGCGCTCTTGCAAGGGCCAGCTTTCGATCCGCTCCAGCACCCAGTCGGGATGCTGCTTGGTAATGTCGTTGAGGTGATTGGCCACGGACTTGCGCACATAGAGGCTGTTGTCGGCCTTGAGGGCGTCGAGAATCGCGGCGGCGAGGTCGGGGTTGGCCTGGATCGGCTCCAAGTGAAACGACCACGGCAAGCGCGGTCGGCTGCCTTCGCTGGCCAGGCGGCGGACGTGCTCGTTGGTATCCCGTGCCCAGGTGTGCATGACCTTGAGGGTGCGCGCCAGGTCGTCACGCAGGAAGTGCCGTACCGCGAACTCCGAAGAGCCAAATTGGGTGAAGTACTTGAGCGCGTCCATGGACAGGTCGAAGCGGTGCCGGCCGTAAGCCGCCACGTAGTGCGGCAGGAACATGCTGACGAACATGCTGTTCAGGCGCGGGGCCAGGTCGCGCAG is a window from the Pseudomonas brassicacearum genome containing:
- a CDS encoding ATP-binding protein, which translates into the protein MWKLLIRLYLVTIVSYSAAIYLMPELVIRLFHERFLTYNLDHSRGLQSLMAKQFRAVPSAQWPALAAQMDKEFEPLRIELAAIDDQGFSANEQARLKRGENVVRLGDWAWRTLAVAPLDEHTAVKMIVPPDPADVSWLYWSINVLIGATMLACLLLWLRPHWRDLERLKRTAERFGKGHLGERTHIASRSNIGSLAHVFDTMAGDIENLLNQQRDLLNAVSHELRTPLTRLDFGLALALSDDLPSASRERLQGLVAHIRELDELVLELLSYSRLQNPERLPERVEVPLDEFIDSILGSVDEDLAAPDVVIDVLLHGTLERFVLDPRLTARALQNLLRNAMRYCERRIQVGVRVSDRGCEIWVDDDGIGIPDSERERVFEPFYRLDRSRDRATGGFGLGLAISRRALEAQGGTLTAEASPLGGARFRLWLPTPS
- a CDS encoding DUF1345 domain-containing protein produces the protein MPFLARTHPRLSSATVLGLAVGLLAPMDSIISKILIGWNAGVWTYLILMSWLTVRAKAPDVKRIAEIEDENAGLVLLVVCIAALASLATITFELAGSRDLQTAGKLLHYGFTAMTVIGSWLLIGVIFSVHYARLYYTWEGKEPALRFAEGLTTPNYWDFLYFSFTIGVAVQTSDVGVATRQLRKIVLAQSLIGFVFNTAILGFSINIAAGLFG
- the pncA gene encoding bifunctional nicotinamidase/pyrazinamidase — translated: MTVPVTRTTTAALLVIDVQNDFIPGGQLAVPEGDEIVPLINQLGRSFRHVILAQDWHPAGHASFASSHPGKQPFDIIQLPYGEQKLWPDHCIQGSQGAALHPALELPHAQLIIRKGCNPDIDSYSAFMEADRQTPTGLAGYLKERGIDTVYVVGLALDFCVMFTALDARTAGFNAFVVLDACRGIDIDGSMDSAIRRMQTAGVELIQSTAIAGRLLQ
- a CDS encoding putative bifunctional diguanylate cyclase/phosphodiesterase, which gives rise to MLIGSYSPALVSISLFVAVLASYTALDLTGRIATTQGRAAHLWMAGGALAMGVGVWSMHFIGMLAFTLPIELGYDVAITALSLLIAILSCGFALWLVSQPKLPVWQLAFGALIMGAGISAMHYTGMAALQIQPGIDYAPTLFGASLVIAVGACAVALWIAFRLRQNSPHVRLARAGAAVVMGVAIVGMHYTGMASAQFSEGSFCGSLDGLSGKGLDNLVLITTLAVLAIALLTSILDARLEARTAELAQSLTLANRELTQLALHDPLTALPNRVLLADRIDQAMHRVQEQGGCFALMFIDLDGFKPVNDAFGHHMGDLLLRDVALRLREDLRSQDTLARIGGDEFVLLVQLAEPDDALRLAARQVGLIARTFRVAEHDLQISASVGIALYPGNGQGAEELLMNADAAMYHAKGAGKNGYSFFDASMNSNARKQLQLLQDLRIAVEQRQFSLYYQPKFDAANGRPVGAEALLRWTHPTQGLLMPDTFIDLAEKTGLIIPIGEWVLNEACRQMREWYVLGYTDWRIAVNLSALQFCHTGLVQSVAKALETHKLPANSLTLEITETTAMSDADASMTVLQQLSDMGVDLSIDDFGTGYSSLMYLKRLPANELKIDRGFVRDLEHDSDDAAIVSAIVALGQALGLRIVAEGVETNVQQSFLTKLGCDSLQGYLLGHPLPAERFIHDIRQAQRVATA
- a CDS encoding DNA alkylation repair protein; the encoded protein is MTTPTTASPALKEIFNAARLEHIASEMSAVYPAFDARAFLNMANDGLAELSVMQRMARVSECLHAVLPLSYEASLEVLRDLAPRLNSMFVSMFLPHYVAAYGRHRFDLSMDALKYFTQFGSSEFAVRHFLRDDLARTLKVMHTWARDTNEHVRRLASEGSRPRLPWSFHLEPIQANPDLAAAILDALKADNSLYVRKSVANHLNDITKQHPDWVLERIESWPLQERHTAWIARHALRSLIKQGNPRALAVIGVGGKAEVEVLELKVTPAVIRLGDPITLSFKVQSTLGQNQRLVIDYAIDYVKASGGTSAKVFKLKTFDLPAQGCVTLSRAQHIRELTTRRHYAGRHAVHLLVNGERLGSTAFEILP